The Trichoplusia ni isolate ovarian cell line Hi5 chromosome 17, tn1, whole genome shotgun sequence genome includes a region encoding these proteins:
- the LOC113502693 gene encoding uncharacterized protein LOC113502693, producing the protein MPKERRFHTERSDIKPTSNFYKSKEKKKQQMIPLARKSTSILSIKSKERSPTSLRRKDLKSLMYLHNNITEDQTQVGLKSCLSSQRQCDKIKMKVKFYLKKDKDGKLGHPSRTKSAHSFNKKNTKSLDLSSPKSQQKTKTKFNKMRMAGDIPCKQNDVKQKKQTEKSEHKSYINSSSLKRNLARTMKNLIIEKSKQLSDTSLSHQHESFKLKHNNSYSSITKYQKFKNRLNKSNLKSHLFHQGTGKHVENTSSRTLFYSFKNQMLPVKHETRLDRSLGMPPAKKIHRVSSNVDHGNKNVKIARELAKHVTKKEHNFPKNNLSAVFYQDICVTGKKLKLWKNNHTKRRPISLQIGRKQTPPSRGSDHNKPSKIKKVQTFCGHKEKTSIILRKNEVISLDSLQFPDRKFSDYSSTFIRLTSGDPKHKHSKSDCFIFKEMPKKGKRSIHFNEANKYAQPKHEPNASQKVSRSILRPTKKELWDDLLNSSNRARHQEGDTFQKFPRQKEHALVIKDTLENLHSIQKKMKKIEWSDSCAENSKNGAHKTSRRSRSTLAIQSKLTDKISRIFSKMSIRKNKSMPKIKLQTKLLKQNQSPTISKECHTSKDYNTDDKGCKMKKEDKECACNIHDANNPGERPANRRDFAYRKSGQCQTSDTIDNRYHYNEFITNKSAEWTQTGPINEKGNMGSSGHRRKDSCSCEKSQICLSPNYSNYKNGWIMDHGDINCVGNRFSNKELRLNPDKMDYRIIRPDVLGSEHQSQNNSSKFGAAPTERGNVSNLAKQFSDSTNFPENYFDLDKHGEGGYPKFHLGPSNSFNMNESRYLDKTVKGNGSIQVIKGPMDRIPKKDSRELPYSSKNRHKKGGNYNQEGNIIQLTNFDDDEKNYSLREDSSQELRKINYKSSERSITEQQSTKRYSTTDQQHDDVINVKTTNAPINISKSKAIKNPSSESKFSKNMQPSRDFAKSSISVLSATNSAQQIRNIMEQESNMTLKEVSLELLDSLTRNNAEEKSLQTQAPGVSIKVPPIKPKFRRESQMKHKSTIKKLWYKFLETPRPPEKLPPTKNKNLKLLYDGKTPIDSLDKRKTQNTRPVKRNKNSRDAASAMQPIRSNYQLKIQNAVAQQNTNMAESKSRTWSTKNHIESRSEKERSNHRKPRMEHTGLRSSKSYEKTEKSNKRTGTNRLHIKKRNKSSQDEPTTFLEKIWSILVTKRKRVDRNRRKVKYLENYNLEKCQSTERKPSQCKSIHELCKQKRSSTVALAANETTSRSKTQDFLIRNEFRTELIQENNFKNWGQKFGNMIHTVLPWKDKTENKTKKRLPQRRKDSVEVRSIQTRLDRQTRSEHKSTGSSKKFVPEKLHCLSPDQIISEIRNVNTSVKRFCISPETKLKNIEPLIKSINPNKVHVQIKNKRKELHFINDEKPKAAGDHPCACSLPSDKKLAGPKAVDKFIRPECPKSHVHASMRDKLKDKDRSRQKDTRASLPCVCEHRKAVVRKLSDTFCNLRALFPNHNDCECPAPVAPRPRPPGRLHISNRPTTCLVPKRPNPETCECISQTAATPGKVEKKNTGNICVCSLKNVCQCFDQPLECICKCREALIKRKPVVKKKPPKPKKKKEPKKKKPKKILAVLDPGGGLSPNIIGKGLCPATDLDTLN; encoded by the exons ATGCCAAAAGAACGAAGGTTTCACACTGAACGAAGCGATATTAAACCAACCAGTAATTtctataaatcaaaagaaaagaaaaaacaacagaTGATACCGTTAGCAAGAAAATCTACgagtattttaagtataaaatcaAAGGAACGCTCCCCAACATCACTACGGCGAAAAGACCTTAAATCGTTGATGTACCTACACAACAACATCACAGAAGACCAGACGCAAGTCGGTTTAAAATCATGTCTCTCATCACAGAGGCAATGTGACAAAATAAAGATGAAagttaaattttacttaaaaaaagacaaagacGGCAAATTGGGCCACCCTTCCCGGACTAAGTCGGCTCATAGCTTTAATAAGAAGAATACGAAATCCCTTGACTTGAGCTCACCTAAATctcaacaaaaaacaaagacaaaatttaataaaatgcgtATGGCTGGCGACATTCCCTGCAAGCAAAATgatgtcaaacaaaaaaagcagaCTGAAAAATCAGAGCACAAATCTTACATAAACTCATCATCTCTAAAGAGAAATTTAGCAAGAACTATGAAAAACCTAATCATTGAAAAATCGAAGCAATTATCGGATACCAGTTTAAGCCATCAACAtgaatcttttaaattaaaacacaataatagcTATTCGTCGATTACTAAGTaccaaaagtttaaaaatcggttgaataaaagtaatttaaaatccCATCTATTTCATCAAGGCACGGGTAAACATGTTGAAAATACTTCTAGTCGCACACTTTTTTATAGCTTCAAGAACCAAATGCTGCCAGTAAAACACGAAACACGATTAGATAGATCACTCGGCATGCCtccagcaaaaaaaatacaccgAGTTTCGAGTAATGTCGACcatggaaataaaaatgtaaagattGCCCGTGAGCTGGCTAAACATGTCACAAAGAAAGAACATAATTTcccaaaaaacaatttatctgCTGTGTTTTATCAAGACATTTGTGTGActggaaaaaaattaaagttgtgGAAAAATAACCATACAAAAAGACGTCCTATATCTTTACAAATTGGGCGAAAGCAAACGCCTCCCAGTCGTGGTTCCGACCACAATAAgccaagtaaaattaaaaaagttcaaaCATTCTGTGgacacaaagaaaaaacaagcaTAATCTTACGCAAAAACGAGGTTATCAGTTTAGACTCATTACAATTTCCTGACCGTAAGTTTTCAGATTATTCATCAACATTTATAAGGCTAACTAGTGGTGATCCCAAACATAAACACAGTAAAAGtgactgttttatatttaaggaaaTGCCAAAGAAAGGAAAGAGGTCCATACATTTTAACGAAGCTAATAAATATGCTCAACCTAAACACGAACCTAATGCCAGCCAGAAGGTGTCTCGTTCAATATTACGgccaacaaaaaaagaattatggGATGATCTTTTAAATTCTTCTAATAGAGCACGACACCAAGAAGGCGATACATTCCAGAAATTTCCTCGCCAGAAGGAACACGCATTGGTAATTAAAGATACATTAGAAAATTTACATtctatacaaaagaaaatgaaaaaaatagaatGGTCAGACAGTTGCGCTGAGAATTCTAAAAATGGAGCGCATAAAACCTCGCGTAGGTCACGCTCTACATTAGCCATACAAAGTAAACTAACGGATAAAATATCAAGAATTTTTAGTAAAATGAGTATAAGGAAGAACAAGTCGATGCCCAAAATAAAACTGCagacaaaactattaaaacagaATCAGTCTCCAACCATATCCAAAGAATGTCATACGTCCAAGGATTATAATACTGATGACAAGGGatgtaaaatgaaaaaggaaGACAAAGAATGCGCCTGTAATATACATGATGCAAATAATCCAGGAGAACGACCAGCAAACAGAAGAGATTTCGCGTATAGAAAGAGCGGTCAATGCCAAACTAGCGATACAATCGATAACCGTTACCACTACAATGAGTTTATTACAAACAAGTCTGCTGAGTGGACACAGACAGGACCAATAAATGAGAAAGGAAATATGGGATCATCTGGACATCGAAGAAAGGATTCATGCTCATGCGAAAAGTCTCAAATTTGTTTAAGCCCAAATTACTCCAATTATAAAAACGGGTGGATCATGGATCATGGCGATATTAATTGTGTAGGAAATAGATTTTCTAATAAAGAACTCCGTTTAAACCCAGATAAAATGGATTACAGAATAATTCGGCCTGATGTTCTGGGAAGTGAACACCAGTCTCAAAATAATTCGTCGAAATTTGGTGCAGCACCAACAGAACGGGGAAATGTGTCAAATTTAGCGAAACAATTTTCTGATAGCACTAATTTCCCAGAAAATTATTTCGATTTAGACAAACATGGGGAGGGAGGTTATCCTAAGTTCCATTTGGGGCCAAGCAATTCTTTTAATATGAATGAAAGTCGATATTTAGATAAAACAGTAAAAGGGAATGGGAGTATACAAGTTATAAAAGGCCCAATGGATAGAATACCGAAGAAAGATTCTAGAGAATTACCCTACAGCTCAAAAAACCGTCATAAAAAAGGAGGAAACTATAATCAAGAGGGTAACATAATTCAACTTACTAATTTTGATGATGACGAAAAAAATTACTCTTTAAGGGAGGACTCGTCCCAAGAATTAagaaaaatcaattataaaagcAGCGAAAGAAGTATAACAGAGCAACAATCTACAAAAAGGTATAGTACCACCGACCAGCAGCATGATGacgtaattaatgttaaaactaCTAATGCTCCAATtaatatatcaaaatcaaaagccATAAAAAACCCATCGAGTGAATCTAAGTTCTCTAAGAACATGCAACCTTCCAGAGACTTTGCTAAGTCGTCGATAAGTGTATTATCAGCGACAAATTCCGCACAACAAATTAGAAACATAATGGAACAAGAATCAAATATGACTTTAAAGGAAGTATCCCTGGAATTATTGGATTCTTTAACTAGAAATAATGCAGAAGAAAAATCGTTACAAACTCAAGCACCCGGAGTTTCTATAAAGGTTCCACCGATTAAACCAAAATTCAGAAGGGAAAGTCAAATGAAGCATAAGTCAACCATTAAAAAGTTATGGTATAAATTCCTAGAAACTCCAAGACCACCAGAGAAATTACCTCCGACTAAGAATAAAAATCTCAAGTTGTTATACGATGGTAAAACACCCATAGATTCCttagacaaaagaaaaacacaaaatacacGACCggtaaaaagaaacaaaaactctAGGGATGCTGCATCAGCAATGCAACCAATTCGAAGCAATTATcaacttaaaattcaaaacgcAGTAGCACAGCAGAATACTAATATGGCGGAAAGTAAGTCACGGACTTGGTCCACCAAAAATCATATCGAGTCACGATCTGAAAAAGAAAGAAGTAATCACAGAAAACCCAGAATGGAACACACCGGTTTGAGATCCAGTAAATCATACGAAAAGACGGAAAAATCGAATAAGAGAACTGGTACAAATAGACTGCacattaaaaaaaggaacaaaagcAGTCAAGATGAGCCAAcaacatttttagaaaaaatttGGTCCATTTTAGTGACGAAACGCAAACGAGTGGACAGGAATCGACGTAAAGTTAAATatcttgaaaattataatttagaaaagtGTCAATCGACTGAAAGAAAACCGAGCCAATGTAAAAGTATACATGAACTCTGTAAACAAAAACGCAGTTCTACTGTAGCATTAGCAGCAAATGAAACCACTTCCAGATCGAAGACTCAAGATTTTCTGATTCGCAATGAATTTAGAACAGAAttaatacaagaaaataattttaagaattgGGGTCAAAAATTTGGAAATATGATTCATACGGTGTTGCCCTGGAAGGACAagactgaaaataaaactaagaaaagATTACCACAAAGACGAAAAGATTCTGTGGAAGTTAGATCTATACAAACACGCTTAGATAGGCAAACTAGAAGTGAACATAAATCAACAGGCTCGTCTAAAAAGTTCGTACCAGAGAAACTGCATTGTTTATCACCTGATCAAATCATCTCTGAAATTAGAAATGTAAATACGAGCGTTAAACGATTTTGTATAAGTccagaaacaaaattaaaaaatatagaacctTTGATAAAGTCTATTAATCCTAATAAAGTAcatgttcaaattaaaaacaaacgaaaagagTTACACTTTATAAACGACGAAAAGCCAAAAGCTGCAGGCGACCATCCGTGTGCGTGTTCTTTGCCTTCAGACAAAAAACTTGCTGGACCAAAAGCTGTCGACAAATTTATTCGTCCTGAATGTCCTAAATCACATGTACATGCAAGTATGAGGGATAAACTTAAGGATAAGGATAGGAGTAGACAGAAGGACACGAGAGCAAGTCTGCCATGCGTCTGTGAACATAGAAAAGCTGTTGTACGTAAATTATCTGATACTTTTTGTAATTTGAGGGCCCTTTTTCCAAATCACAACGATTGTGAATGTCCGGCGCCTGTAGCGCCACGACCACGGCCACCCGGACGGCTACATATAAGTAACCGGCCAACCACCTGTCTTGTCCCTAAGCGCCCAAACCCTGAAACATGTGAATGTATAAGTCAAACAGCGGCAACACCAGggaaagtagaaaaaaaaaatacaggcaaTATATGTGTGTGCAGCTTAAAGAACGTGTGTCAATGTTTTGATCAACCTCTAGAATGTATATGTAAATGTCGCGAAGCATTGATTAAAAGAAAACCAGTGGTAAAAAAGAAGCCGCCAAAaccaaagaagaagaaagagcctaagaaaaaaaaacccaagAAA atcctggcggTCCTAGATCCTGGTGGCGGGCTAAGTCCCAATATAATTGggaaaggcctatgtccagcgaCGGACCTCGATACGCTGAATTGA